A genomic segment from Streptomyces sp. NBC_01233 encodes:
- a CDS encoding threonine synthase: MTHATPGYVCSEDGTRADVRTAPWGCPVCGGPWDLDFTPDPAAPLEPAAGPNSLWRYGSALPLPGAFSLSLSEGHTPLVPLAERVHAKLDFLMPTLSFKDRGAVMLVELARRLAPERVVADSSGNAGTSIAAYCARAGLPCEIFVPEGTSAKKSEQMRAHGALVRVIRGGREDAAQAARAEADSPGVFYASHVFNPYFLHGTKTYVYEVWEELGGRLPEVLVVPVGNGTLLLGAALAVEELARRGVRPPALIAVQSEAVAPLATAFAAGAEDADPVPQLPTLAEGIAIPAPPRARQILAAVRKSGGTFLTVPDARLREAQRDLARRGLFVEPTAAACWAAVGPGAPADPLQGRTAVIPLCGAGAKTGLAP, translated from the coding sequence ATGACGCACGCAACCCCCGGTTACGTCTGCTCCGAGGACGGTACACGCGCGGACGTCCGGACTGCTCCTTGGGGGTGCCCGGTCTGTGGCGGACCCTGGGACCTGGATTTCACGCCGGATCCGGCCGCGCCGCTGGAGCCTGCCGCCGGGCCGAATTCGCTGTGGCGGTACGGGTCGGCACTGCCGCTGCCGGGGGCGTTCTCGCTGTCACTGTCGGAGGGCCACACTCCGCTGGTTCCGCTGGCGGAGCGGGTTCACGCCAAGCTCGACTTCCTGATGCCGACGCTGTCGTTCAAGGACCGGGGCGCGGTGATGCTCGTGGAGCTGGCCCGACGGCTGGCTCCGGAACGGGTCGTGGCGGACAGCAGCGGCAACGCGGGGACGTCCATCGCGGCCTACTGCGCCCGGGCCGGGCTCCCTTGTGAAATCTTTGTGCCCGAGGGCACATCGGCGAAGAAATCCGAACAGATGCGGGCGCACGGGGCGCTCGTGCGGGTGATCCGGGGCGGGCGCGAGGACGCGGCGCAGGCCGCCCGTGCGGAAGCGGACTCGCCCGGGGTCTTCTATGCGAGCCACGTCTTCAACCCGTACTTCCTGCACGGGACCAAGACGTACGTGTACGAGGTGTGGGAGGAACTGGGCGGACGGCTCCCGGAGGTGCTGGTCGTGCCGGTGGGCAACGGGACCCTGCTGCTGGGGGCCGCGCTGGCCGTGGAGGAACTGGCCCGGCGCGGGGTGCGGCCGCCGGCGCTGATCGCGGTGCAGTCGGAGGCGGTGGCCCCGCTGGCCACGGCCTTCGCGGCCGGCGCCGAGGACGCGGATCCGGTTCCGCAACTGCCGACCCTGGCCGAGGGGATCGCGATCCCCGCGCCGCCGCGCGCCCGGCAGATCCTGGCCGCGGTCCGCAAGTCCGGCGGCACCTTCCTGACGGTCCCGGACGCCCGGCTGCGCGAGGCCCAGCGGGACCTGGCCCGGCGCGGGCTCTTCGTCGAACCGACGGCGGCGGCCTGCTGGGCGGCGGTGGGGCCGGGCGCCCCCGCCGACCCCTTGCAGGGCCGCACCGCGGTGATCCCCCTCTGCGGCGCAGGCGCCAAAACGGGCCTGGCCCCGTAG
- a CDS encoding DUF6415 family natural product biosynthesis protein translates to MEATRGDLDTVAELVKRALVPYNRKPDDVDIEILAERLLEYGTLLLVEVVDLEGAAAPLSDWHMLTDVGASKGPLGQWNHVRGMARTVRRMLLLLGVDAR, encoded by the coding sequence ATGGAGGCCACCCGCGGCGACCTGGATACGGTCGCCGAGCTCGTGAAACGGGCTCTCGTCCCGTACAACCGCAAGCCGGACGACGTCGACATTGAGATCCTCGCCGAGCGGCTGCTGGAGTACGGCACTCTGCTCCTCGTTGAGGTCGTCGACCTCGAAGGTGCAGCGGCCCCGTTGTCCGACTGGCACATGCTCACGGACGTGGGCGCGAGCAAGGGCCCGCTGGGGCAGTGGAACCATGTCCGCGGCATGGCCCGGACCGTCCGCCGGATGCTCCTGCTGCTCGGCGTGGACGCCCGATGA
- a CDS encoding DUF4190 domain-containing protein: MPDAPYSEIAPARLNGFALASFLSGLLCFAPLGIAFGIAALVQISKNRERGKVLAIAGLVLSVLMTGGLFFAADRVASAVGDRFDGPSEYTEVEGVLTDVDALRAGDCFNVEDGELLDERPLMYKIDCAEKHHGEVTAAKRLDGVDAPDSDVARRASEDVCWQAQDEYAMDTWALPDHAEMFYYAPSHQSWGQGDRLLLCVIGTTSVETRGSLRQDTGMLKPEQVAFLRAANAVEFVMSRPPEEEVDEALGKHQTWARRVHAALGEEAKVLQGHAGRPGLEKKVPAQLKEIEAARAQWLRASQAKTPGEFDKQWDRALAAMSMETEQALRGAYGLSMAIPEWLEDGQEDPEDADGGPGRGPSTGAA, from the coding sequence GTGCCGGACGCCCCGTACTCGGAGATCGCCCCGGCGCGGCTCAACGGTTTCGCGCTCGCCTCGTTCCTGTCCGGGCTGCTGTGCTTCGCGCCGCTCGGCATCGCCTTCGGCATCGCGGCCCTCGTGCAGATCTCGAAGAACCGCGAGCGGGGGAAGGTCCTGGCGATCGCCGGCCTGGTGCTGTCCGTGCTGATGACCGGAGGGCTGTTCTTCGCCGCAGACCGGGTCGCCTCGGCGGTCGGCGACCGCTTCGACGGGCCGAGCGAGTACACCGAGGTCGAGGGCGTGCTCACGGACGTCGACGCACTGCGGGCGGGCGACTGCTTCAACGTCGAGGACGGTGAACTGCTCGACGAGCGGCCCCTGATGTACAAGATCGACTGTGCGGAGAAGCACCACGGCGAGGTCACCGCGGCGAAGCGGCTCGACGGGGTGGACGCCCCCGACTCGGACGTGGCCCGCCGCGCCTCCGAGGACGTGTGCTGGCAGGCCCAGGACGAGTACGCGATGGACACGTGGGCGCTGCCCGACCACGCGGAGATGTTCTACTACGCGCCCTCCCACCAGTCCTGGGGCCAGGGGGACCGGTTGCTGCTCTGCGTGATCGGCACGACCTCGGTGGAGACGCGGGGCAGCCTGCGCCAGGACACCGGAATGCTCAAGCCCGAGCAGGTCGCCTTCCTGCGGGCCGCCAATGCCGTCGAGTTCGTCATGAGCCGGCCGCCCGAGGAGGAGGTCGACGAGGCGCTGGGGAAGCACCAGACGTGGGCGCGCCGGGTGCACGCGGCGCTGGGCGAGGAGGCGAAGGTGCTCCAGGGGCACGCGGGCCGGCCGGGGCTGGAGAAGAAGGTCCCGGCGCAGCTCAAGGAGATCGAGGCGGCCCGCGCGCAGTGGCTGCGAGCCTCGCAGGCGAAGACCCCGGGAGAGTTCGACAAGCAGTGGGACCGGGCCCTGGCCGCGATGTCCATGGAGACGGAGCAGGCGTTGCGCGGTGCGTACGGGCTTTCGATGGCGATCCCGGAGTGGCTGGAGGACGGCCAGGAGGATCCGGAGGACGCGGACGGTGGACCCGGCCGGGGGCCCTCGACGGGGGCGGCGTGA
- a CDS encoding GntR family transcriptional regulator gives MTFGEQPAYLRVAGDLRRKIVDGSLPPHARLPSQARIREEYGVSDTVALEARKVLMAEGLVEGRSGSGTYVREQPVPRRVARSGYRTGGASTPFRQEQADAGARGTWESSSEKAAAPAEIAKRLGIEPGERVMRTRYVFRDAGETMMLSTSWEPLAVTGRTPVMLPEEGPLGGSGVVDRMAAIDVVVDNVVEEVGARPGLAEELVQLGGVPGHVVLVIGRTYFASGRAVETADVVVPADRYRLSYHLPVR, from the coding sequence GTGACTTTCGGTGAGCAGCCGGCCTATCTGCGCGTGGCCGGGGATCTGCGACGGAAGATCGTCGACGGTTCTCTGCCTCCGCACGCCCGGCTCCCCTCCCAGGCCCGCATCCGCGAGGAGTACGGAGTCTCCGACACCGTGGCCCTGGAGGCGCGCAAGGTCCTCATGGCGGAGGGGCTGGTCGAAGGCCGGTCCGGATCCGGTACGTACGTAAGGGAGCAGCCGGTCCCGCGGCGCGTGGCCCGCTCCGGCTACCGCACGGGCGGAGCGTCGACGCCGTTCCGGCAGGAGCAGGCGGACGCGGGGGCGCGCGGCACGTGGGAGTCGAGCAGCGAGAAGGCGGCCGCGCCCGCCGAGATCGCGAAGCGGCTCGGCATCGAGCCGGGCGAGCGGGTGATGCGGACGCGGTACGTCTTCCGCGACGCGGGGGAGACGATGATGCTGTCGACCTCCTGGGAACCGCTCGCCGTGACCGGCCGGACCCCGGTGATGCTGCCGGAGGAAGGGCCGCTGGGCGGCTCCGGGGTGGTGGACCGGATGGCCGCGATCGACGTCGTCGTGGACAACGTGGTGGAGGAGGTCGGTGCGCGGCCGGGCCTGGCGGAGGAGCTCGTCCAGCTGGGCGGGGTGCCGGGGCACGTGGTGCTGGTGATCGGCCGCACGTACTTCGCCTCCGGGCGCGCGGTGGAAACGGCCGACGTGGTGGTCCCGGCCGACCGCTACCGCCTGTCGTACCACCTCCCGGTGCGCTGA
- a CDS encoding EamA family transporter, protein MRTSTPVDGKAAPASRGAITGAVWIALALVYVVWGSTYLGIRIVVETMPPFLSAGARFITAGLLLAAAVAWRYGPAALKATRAQLGSEVLVGLLLILGGNGLVVLAETSVPSGLAALLVAAVPMWLVVLRASTGDRPPLRTLGGVLVGLAGLAVLTSPGLSGTVRLSGVLLIVVASVLWSLGSFSASKLPLPGNPFTGSAYQMLAGGVGGVVVGLLRGEHRGLDPAAFSTASWLALGYLVLFGSLVAFTAYVWLLQAAPLSLVATYAYVNPVVAVALGALILDEALTWPIVVGGAIVVAAVGVIVSTERKK, encoded by the coding sequence ATGCGCACATCAACCCCGGTGGACGGCAAGGCGGCGCCCGCGTCGCGCGGCGCGATCACCGGCGCGGTCTGGATCGCCCTCGCCCTGGTCTACGTCGTCTGGGGCTCGACCTACCTCGGCATCCGGATCGTCGTCGAGACCATGCCGCCCTTCCTCTCCGCCGGAGCCCGCTTCATCACCGCCGGCCTGCTGCTGGCCGCGGCCGTCGCCTGGCGGTACGGTCCGGCCGCGCTCAAGGCCACCCGTGCGCAGCTCGGCTCGGAGGTGCTGGTGGGCCTGCTGCTGATCCTCGGCGGCAACGGCCTGGTGGTGCTCGCCGAGACCTCCGTGCCGTCCGGCCTGGCCGCACTGCTGGTCGCGGCGGTGCCGATGTGGCTGGTGGTGCTGCGGGCGAGCACCGGTGACCGGCCTCCGCTGCGCACCCTGGGCGGGGTGCTCGTCGGCCTGGCCGGGCTCGCGGTGCTGACCAGTCCGGGCCTCAGCGGGACGGTGCGGCTGTCGGGGGTGCTGCTGATCGTGGTGGCGTCCGTCCTGTGGTCGCTGGGCTCGTTCTCGGCGTCGAAGCTGCCGCTGCCGGGCAATCCGTTCACGGGCAGCGCGTACCAGATGCTCGCCGGCGGAGTGGGCGGGGTGGTCGTCGGCCTGCTGCGCGGCGAGCACCGCGGTCTGGACCCGGCGGCCTTCTCCACCGCCTCCTGGCTGGCCCTGGGCTACCTGGTGCTCTTCGGCTCGCTCGTCGCTTTCACCGCGTACGTGTGGCTGCTCCAGGCCGCGCCGCTGTCGCTGGTGGCCACGTACGCGTACGTCAATCCGGTCGTGGCCGTCGCGCTCGGCGCGCTGATCCTCGACGAGGCCCTGACCTGGCCGATCGTGGTCGGCGGCGCGATCGTCGTGGCGGCGGTGGGCGTGATCGTCAGCACGGAGCGCAAGAAGTAG
- a CDS encoding helix-turn-helix domain-containing protein: MPRSVPPSDDVLARRRRIAGQIRAAREHRNLTQERVANSMGMDRPSYTLLEQGRVSPRLDTLLRFSDALGVPLSELVRE; this comes from the coding sequence GTGCCGCGCTCCGTACCGCCCTCCGACGACGTGCTCGCCCGTCGGCGGCGCATCGCGGGCCAGATCCGGGCCGCGCGAGAGCACCGGAACCTGACTCAGGAGCGGGTGGCCAACTCGATGGGCATGGACCGGCCGTCGTACACCCTGCTCGAACAGGGGCGGGTCAGTCCGCGACTCGATACCCTGCTGCGGTTCTCCGACGCGCTCGGCGTGCCGCTGTCGGAACTGGTCCGGGAGTAG
- a CDS encoding S8 family peptidase, with the protein MPVMRHTSRKIAGISATAVVALALGSAAGLPASAADIGVRGVIQNAGAPGSVPGSYIVTLNDTAARSTAPSGKAVAKRYGAKIDRTYSAALNGYSVEVSEAQAKKLAADPAVKSVVQNRTFTFTVSATQPNPPSWGLDRVDQRALPLNQSYTYPDQAGEGVTAYVIDTGVRITHQDFGGRASYGYDAIDNDNTAQDGNGHGTHVAGTVAGGAYGVAKKAKIVGVRVLDNSGSGTTAQVVAGIDWVTQHAVKPAVVNMSLGGGADSALDAAVRNSIASGITYAVAAGNESGNASTKSPARVTEAITVGATTSSDAKASYSNYGTVLDIFAPGSSITSAWGTGDTATSTINGTSMATPHVAGAAAVYLSQNPASTPAQVATALVNSATPDVVTGPGTGSPNRLLHVGAQGPVPPGKRFENTADYAINDHATVESPITVSGVTGNAPATLKVPLDIKHTYIGDLRVDLVAPDGTVYVLHNRANGGADNIVRTFTVNASAETANGVWKLRVNDNASADTGKIDSWALQF; encoded by the coding sequence ATGCCCGTGATGCGTCACACGAGCCGGAAAATCGCCGGCATCAGCGCGACCGCGGTCGTGGCCCTCGCGCTCGGCTCCGCCGCCGGGCTGCCCGCCTCGGCCGCCGACATCGGCGTACGGGGCGTGATCCAGAACGCCGGAGCCCCCGGATCGGTCCCCGGCAGCTACATCGTGACCCTGAACGACACCGCCGCCCGCTCGACCGCCCCGAGCGGAAAGGCCGTCGCCAAGCGCTACGGCGCGAAGATCGACCGGACGTACAGCGCGGCCCTCAACGGCTACTCCGTCGAGGTCTCCGAGGCGCAGGCCAAGAAGCTGGCCGCCGACCCGGCGGTCAAGTCGGTCGTGCAGAACCGCACCTTCACCTTCACCGTCAGCGCCACCCAGCCCAACCCACCGTCCTGGGGCCTGGACCGTGTCGACCAGCGCGCGCTCCCGCTCAACCAGAGCTACACCTACCCGGATCAGGCGGGCGAGGGCGTCACCGCGTACGTCATCGACACCGGTGTCCGCATCACGCACCAGGACTTCGGCGGCCGCGCCTCCTACGGCTACGACGCCATCGACAACGACAACACCGCCCAGGACGGCAACGGCCACGGCACGCACGTCGCCGGCACCGTCGCGGGCGGCGCGTACGGCGTGGCCAAGAAGGCCAAGATCGTCGGCGTGCGCGTGCTCGACAACAGCGGCTCCGGTACGACGGCCCAGGTCGTCGCGGGCATCGACTGGGTGACCCAGCACGCCGTCAAGCCGGCCGTGGTCAACATGTCGCTCGGCGGCGGCGCGGACTCCGCGCTCGACGCGGCCGTCCGCAACTCCATAGCCTCCGGCATCACCTACGCCGTGGCCGCGGGCAACGAGTCCGGCAACGCCTCCACCAAGTCCCCGGCGCGCGTCACCGAGGCCATCACGGTCGGTGCCACCACCAGCTCCGACGCCAAGGCGAGCTACTCCAACTACGGCACCGTCCTCGACATCTTCGCGCCGGGCTCCTCCATCACCTCCGCGTGGGGTACGGGCGACACCGCCACCAGCACGATCAACGGCACGTCGATGGCCACCCCGCACGTCGCGGGCGCAGCCGCCGTCTACCTCTCGCAGAACCCGGCCAGCACCCCGGCGCAGGTGGCCACGGCCCTGGTCAACTCGGCCACCCCGGACGTCGTGACCGGCCCGGGCACCGGTTCCCCGAACCGCCTGCTCCACGTCGGCGCCCAGGGACCCGTCCCGCCGGGCAAGCGCTTCGAGAACACCGCGGACTACGCGATCAACGACCACGCGACCGTCGAGTCCCCGATCACCGTCAGCGGTGTCACGGGCAACGCCCCGGCGACGCTGAAGGTCCCGCTCGACATCAAGCACACGTACATCGGTGACCTCAGGGTGGACCTGGTGGCGCCCGACGGCACCGTCTACGTCCTGCACAACCGTGCCAACGGCGGTGCCGACAACATCGTCAGGACCTTCACCGTGAACGCCTCGGCGGAGACGGCGAACGGCGTCTGGAAGCTCCGCGTGAACGACAACGCGAGCGCCGACACCGGGAAGATCGACTCCTGGGCGCTCCAGTTCTGA
- a CDS encoding trypsin-like serine peptidase, producing MSTVVKGASAAAAAGIAAMCAVAFMQAPGDRPVLPFPTVGVLMAGGEHWCTASVVDSPKGNVVATAAHCVAPAGEDGRPGEVAHDGLAIGELSFAPAFSGEGAGTQPLGVWKVRSIHVDDRWTKWGEDTADFAFLTIAPDEDGRSVQDAVGGRAEAPKPEWTSGYDRDVTVVGYPESEHNPQNKPVSCTTQTRHDDEDPDMLYMSCAGFWTGTSGSPWIADRGGADHAGRLIGVLSGGDTDVDSTAALFDEHAKALYEKAARG from the coding sequence ATGAGCACGGTGGTGAAGGGTGCCTCCGCGGCCGCCGCCGCGGGGATCGCGGCGATGTGCGCCGTCGCGTTCATGCAGGCGCCCGGCGACCGCCCCGTGCTGCCCTTCCCCACCGTCGGCGTCCTCATGGCGGGCGGCGAGCACTGGTGCACGGCGAGTGTCGTCGACAGCCCGAAGGGCAACGTCGTCGCCACCGCCGCGCACTGCGTGGCCCCCGCCGGCGAGGACGGCCGGCCGGGCGAGGTGGCCCACGACGGCCTCGCCATCGGCGAGCTGTCCTTCGCCCCCGCCTTCTCCGGCGAGGGCGCCGGCACCCAGCCGCTGGGCGTGTGGAAGGTCCGCTCGATCCACGTGGACGACCGCTGGACGAAGTGGGGCGAGGACACCGCCGACTTCGCCTTCCTCACCATCGCGCCGGACGAGGACGGGCGCAGCGTCCAGGACGCCGTCGGCGGCCGCGCCGAGGCCCCGAAGCCCGAGTGGACCTCCGGGTACGACCGGGACGTGACCGTCGTCGGCTATCCGGAGTCCGAGCACAACCCGCAGAACAAGCCCGTCTCCTGCACGACGCAGACCCGCCACGACGACGAGGATCCCGACATGCTCTACATGAGCTGCGCCGGGTTCTGGACGGGCACCAGCGGCAGCCCCTGGATCGCCGATCGGGGCGGGGCGGACCACGCCGGACGGCTGATCGGGGTGCTGAGCGGCGGGGACACGGACGTGGACTCCACGGCCGCACTGTTCGACGAGCACGCGAAGGCCCTCTACGAGAAGGCCGCGCGGGGCTGA
- a CDS encoding helix-turn-helix domain-containing protein — MSSDATPDPYDNPVAFGQRVQIYRNRRGMTREQLAGLLGHHASWVKKVETGTMRMPRLPEILRIAEVLRVRRLNDLVGDVGAEPHTDLFLGPGHDRLPAVRAALSTYPAPGTREAPSRAFLRAALDAAWAARHGAPNHRAVLGDLLPGLIRDAQLAVRQAETGSDRRAALALQAETFFLAQFFVAYQPDPSLLWRVAERGMAAAQESEDPHAIGVAAWLSAQAHRDSGPGHYDEADDVVMQALNLLEPGLSDASLDVQAITGALRVEAGLTAAKRRDTGTAWGWWDRAGGISKRLPADYFHRVTSFGRAVMGAHGVTVAVELRAGGESVRQANRAEADAIPSRPRRARHRIEQARAYYLDGQQETALATLEQAHAAAPETIRYNGYARAIVLEETTSRLPERRQRASQLAVDIGLLAA; from the coding sequence GTGTCATCTGATGCTACCCCCGACCCGTACGACAACCCCGTCGCGTTCGGGCAACGTGTCCAGATCTACCGCAACCGCCGAGGCATGACCCGCGAGCAGTTGGCCGGCCTCCTCGGCCACCACGCGTCGTGGGTCAAGAAAGTCGAGACCGGCACCATGAGAATGCCGCGACTGCCGGAGATCCTCCGCATCGCTGAAGTCCTGCGCGTCCGCCGCCTGAACGATCTCGTCGGCGACGTCGGAGCCGAGCCGCACACCGACCTGTTCCTGGGGCCCGGCCACGACCGACTCCCCGCGGTCCGGGCCGCCCTCTCCACCTACCCGGCACCCGGCACCCGCGAGGCGCCGTCCCGGGCGTTCCTGCGCGCGGCGCTCGATGCCGCGTGGGCAGCCCGCCACGGGGCCCCGAACCACCGGGCTGTCCTGGGTGATCTGCTGCCCGGACTGATCCGGGACGCCCAGCTCGCTGTACGGCAGGCCGAGACCGGGTCCGATCGGCGCGCGGCTCTGGCGCTGCAGGCCGAGACGTTCTTCCTGGCTCAGTTCTTCGTCGCGTACCAGCCGGACCCGTCGCTGTTGTGGCGGGTGGCCGAGCGCGGCATGGCCGCCGCCCAAGAGTCCGAGGATCCGCACGCCATCGGTGTCGCGGCCTGGCTGTCGGCGCAGGCACATCGGGACTCCGGGCCCGGACACTATGACGAGGCTGACGACGTGGTCATGCAGGCCCTGAACCTGTTGGAGCCGGGTCTGTCCGACGCTTCCCTCGACGTGCAGGCCATCACGGGCGCGCTCCGCGTCGAGGCCGGGCTCACCGCGGCGAAGCGCCGCGACACAGGCACCGCGTGGGGGTGGTGGGACCGTGCGGGCGGCATCTCGAAGCGGCTGCCAGCCGACTACTTCCACCGGGTCACCAGCTTCGGCCGGGCCGTGATGGGCGCGCACGGCGTCACCGTGGCGGTCGAACTGCGGGCCGGCGGCGAGTCGGTGCGGCAGGCTAACCGGGCCGAGGCCGATGCGATTCCGTCCCGGCCACGCCGGGCCCGGCACCGGATCGAGCAGGCCCGCGCCTACTACCTGGACGGGCAGCAGGAGACCGCGCTCGCGACGCTGGAGCAGGCGCACGCGGCCGCGCCGGAGACGATCCGATACAACGGCTACGCGCGTGCGATCGTGCTGGAGGAGACCACGTCTCGACTTCCGGAGCGTCGCCAGAGAGCCAGTCAGCTGGCTGTAGATATCGGCCTGTTGGCCGCATAG
- a CDS encoding IS110 family transposase: MARIWAGTDIGKSHHHCVVLNAEGERLLSRRVLNDEPELLSLLGDVLALDEDVVWAVDVADSTAALWISVLLNHGQRLVYIPGLAVNRASAGYRGMGKTDAKDATVIADQARMRRDLAVLRSEDELTIELKILTNRRADLNADRTRRINRLRGQLNTIFPALERVLDLGNVGPLILLTGYQTPAALRRVGRKRLETWLRNRKVRSPETLAAAALEAAERQATAVPGEKIASQVIHTLAKEVMSLNEQIAEIDKLIAARFREHDLAEVIESMPGIGPLLGAEFLAATGGDMSRYADSGRLASLAGVAPVPRDSGNVSGNLHRPRRYHRGLQRVFYTSALISIRNCDASRRFYERKRGEGKRHTQAVLALARRRVNVLWALIRDGRCYEHGLSAPAAA; the protein is encoded by the coding sequence GTGGCCCGGATCTGGGCAGGAACGGACATCGGCAAGAGCCACCACCATTGCGTGGTCCTGAACGCCGAAGGCGAGCGACTGCTGTCGCGGCGCGTGCTGAACGACGAGCCGGAGCTTCTCTCTCTCCTCGGGGACGTCCTGGCTCTGGACGAAGACGTGGTCTGGGCCGTCGATGTCGCCGACAGCACGGCCGCTTTGTGGATCAGCGTGCTGCTCAACCACGGCCAGCGGCTCGTCTACATTCCGGGCCTCGCGGTCAACCGTGCGTCCGCCGGCTACCGGGGCATGGGCAAGACCGACGCCAAGGACGCCACCGTTATCGCCGACCAGGCCCGAATGCGCAGGGACCTGGCTGTCCTGCGGTCGGAAGACGAACTCACCATCGAGCTGAAGATACTCACCAACCGGCGAGCCGACCTGAACGCCGACCGCACCCGCCGGATCAACCGTCTGCGTGGTCAACTCAACACCATCTTCCCGGCATTGGAACGCGTCCTTGATCTGGGCAACGTCGGCCCGCTGATCCTGCTGACCGGCTACCAGACCCCGGCTGCCCTGCGGCGCGTCGGCCGCAAACGGCTGGAGACCTGGCTGCGCAATCGCAAGGTCCGCAGCCCCGAAACCCTTGCCGCAGCCGCTCTGGAGGCTGCCGAGCGCCAGGCCACCGCCGTCCCCGGGGAGAAGATCGCCTCGCAGGTGATCCACACCCTGGCGAAGGAGGTGATGAGCCTCAATGAGCAGATCGCCGAGATCGACAAGCTCATTGCGGCCCGGTTTCGCGAACACGACCTGGCCGAAGTGATCGAGAGCATGCCCGGCATCGGCCCCTTGCTGGGTGCCGAGTTCCTGGCCGCCACGGGCGGCGACATGAGCCGCTACGCAGACTCCGGCCGTCTGGCCAGCCTGGCCGGGGTCGCTCCGGTCCCACGCGATTCCGGCAACGTCAGCGGCAACCTGCACCGGCCCCGGCGTTACCACCGCGGCCTGCAACGCGTCTTCTACACCTCCGCGCTCATCAGCATCCGCAACTGCGACGCGTCGCGGCGCTTCTACGAACGCAAGCGCGGCGAAGGCAAACGGCACACCCAGGCCGTCCTCGCGTTGGCGAGGCGACGGGTCAACGTCCTCTGGGCCTTGATCCGTGACGGACGGTGCTACGAGCATGGACTCTCCGCTCCTGCTGCCGCTTGA
- a CDS encoding isocitrate lyase/PEP mutase family protein: MTTNLDLAAKATAFADLHTSANPLALANAWDVAGARIVEATGAPAVATTSAGVAWSLGSPDGDALARDRALDLVARVVCAVSVPVTADIEGGFGADPAAVGETVAGVLAAGAVGINIEDGPHRAPEEMAERLAAARAAADAAGVPLYINARIDTYLRGLGDPATRLDETLARAAAYLRAGATGIFVPGVLDPATVTELAKGIDAPLNILLGPDAPTVAALGALGVSRVSLGSWVAEAAYAVVRRAAEELLSDGTYGALAHSLPYGDLNTLLKG; encoded by the coding sequence ATGACCACGAATCTTGACCTCGCCGCCAAGGCCACCGCGTTCGCGGACCTGCACACCTCCGCGAACCCCCTCGCCCTCGCGAACGCCTGGGACGTCGCCGGCGCCCGCATCGTCGAGGCCACCGGCGCCCCCGCCGTCGCCACGACCAGCGCCGGCGTCGCCTGGTCCCTCGGCTCGCCCGACGGCGACGCGCTCGCCCGCGACCGGGCCCTCGACCTCGTCGCCCGCGTGGTCTGCGCCGTCTCCGTCCCCGTCACCGCCGACATCGAGGGCGGCTTCGGCGCCGACCCCGCCGCCGTGGGCGAGACCGTCGCCGGGGTGCTCGCCGCCGGGGCCGTCGGCATCAACATCGAGGACGGCCCCCACCGCGCCCCGGAAGAGATGGCCGAGCGCCTGGCCGCCGCCCGGGCCGCGGCCGACGCCGCCGGGGTCCCGCTCTACATCAACGCCCGCATCGACACGTACCTGAGGGGCCTCGGCGACCCGGCCACCCGCCTCGACGAGACCCTGGCCCGCGCCGCCGCCTACCTCCGCGCCGGAGCCACCGGCATCTTCGTGCCCGGGGTGCTCGACCCGGCCACCGTCACCGAACTCGCCAAGGGCATCGACGCCCCCCTCAACATCCTCCTCGGCCCCGACGCCCCGACCGTCGCCGCCCTCGGCGCCCTCGGCGTGTCCCGCGTCAGCCTCGGCTCCTGGGTCGCCGAAGCCGCGTACGCCGTGGTCCGCCGCGCCGCCGAGGAGCTGCTCTCCGACGGCACGTACGGCGCCCTCGCCCACTCCCTCCCCTACGGCGATCTGAACACCCTGCTCAAGGGCTGA